Part of the Aquimarina sp. TRL1 genome, TTCTATCAGGCATATAATTCTATTGATCAGGAATACGATATCATCTGTAAATTTGATGCTGATTTGATCTTCCCTTCTGATTACCTAAAAACGATATGCACTGCTTTTACAGAAGATCCTGCCGTAGGAATGGCAGGAGGTTTTTGTTATATCCAGAAAAACAATACCTGGGTACTAGAAAATTTAACCAACAAAGATCATATCCGAGGAGCATTAAAAGCATATAGAAAACCCTGTTTCGAAGCAATCGGAGGCTTAAAGACTGCTATGGGATGGGATACCGTTGATGAGTTACTGGCACAATACCATCAGTGGTCCATAAAAACAATCGAAACACTACATGTCAAACATCTAAAACCTACGGGACATACCTATACCGCCAAAGCCAGGTATAAACAAGGAGAAGCTTTCTACAAAATGAGATATGGTTTTATAATTACTGTGATCGCTTCTATCAAACTGGCACTATTAAAAAAGAAACCTTTACTGTTTTTTGATTATATCATCGGCTTTTTTAAAGCTAAACAACATAAATGTTCATATTTGGTATCTAAAAAAGAAGGGGCATACATCCGCTCCCTGAGATGGAAAAAAATTAAAGAAAAAATATTGAGATAAACAGCTTCAATACAGAAGCACAAAACTATTTATTGCAAAATAATTATCAATCGTATCATCTTTTGTTATTTCAAATAAAAAAGAGCTCAACAGTTTGTTGCGCTCTTTTTCCTTCTATAGTATGTTGTTATCTATTCTAATATAAAAGAAAGTACCTCTCCCGTTGCTCCGTTAGGAAATGATATCCCTAATAAAGCAGCAATAGTCGGTGCTATATCTGTAATTTTGGTTTCCATTGTTGTACTCCCCTTTCGCACTCCATTTCCGTAGAAAAACAACGGAGCATGTGTATCATATGTCAATCCACTACCATGAGTAGACCCTGTATGAGAATACACAATGGTAGCCGGATCAAAGACAAAAACGATATCTCCACTTCGTTTTTGATTATACCCTTTCTGGATTCTATGTGCAATCCCTTCTGAGTAACTTGTTCCTTCTAACTGACTTCTCGTGTATACTTTTTCTATTTCTTTTTGCTGTAAAACAAAATGAGCCAATGCACGCTCTAAATCTGCAATGGAAATTGCATTTTCCTGTAATACTTTATAATCAAAAAAGAGCTGATTATTCGATATGTTTTTAATAAGTCCATCAACCTTATACATTTCCTTCACAAACGTTTTTACTGCTGTCTGAAACGACTTCATATCAAAGTAACCGGCAGGAATTTTTACAGACTGCAAATAAGCAGGTACATGCACTGCTCCGTGATCCGCAGTAAGGAATAAAGTATATGCTCCTTTGCCTACTTTTGCATCCAGCGCTTCGAATAGACGTTTTAGATCCTTATCCAATCTTAAGTACGTATCTTCTATTTCTTTGGAATTTACACCAAAGTTATGCCCTACATAGTCCGTACTAGAGAAACTAACCGTTAGAAAATCAGTAATTGCATCACGCCCTAAATCCTCTCCATCAATTGCCGCAATCGCAAAATCTGCTGTCAGACTATTCCCAAAAGGAGTTGACTTCAGAATATCATATCCTCCATTTGTCTTTCCCAGTTTCTTTAAATCATAAGGAAAGGTTGCTGTTTCTTTTCCTTTAAATCCTCGTTCATATGCATTCTGATCTGAACCACTTTCTGTATAAGTACTTATATCAAACAACGTATTCCAGGGTTTCATATAGGCATCAACTTTCTTAGCATCATTAAACTTTTGTACCCAGGCTGGTAATTGATCTACATAATAGGAACTCGTTATCCAGTTTCCTTCCTTACTCCCCTTAAACCAATAGGCTGCATTTGCCGTATGACCAGCCGGCAGAATTGCTCCTCTATCTTTTAGGGAAACTCCGATGGTTTTTCCTTTCATTTGTGTATGCAATCGATTCTGATCTGCAATACTGGTGGTTTTCATTCGATGCGGAGACATCTTACCTGCTACACTCTCAGTTCCTACAGGTGCTACCGAATCATCTCCCGCACAATACACCATCTTCTCTTCGAATTTATTATACCAGTTATTGGATATGATTCCGTGATTCTGAGGAGTTGTTCCTGTATATACAGAAGCGTGTCCCGGTCCTGTATAAGTCGGCACATAATTAAAGTGATTGTTTTTACAATTAAAACCTTGTGTTACTAATCGTTTAAACCCTCCTTCTCCAAACCTCGCATAAAAGCGTGTGATATAATCATATCGCATCTGATCCACCACTACTCCTACCACTAACTTAGGAGTACTGTGTAAGTTGACCGGTGTATTCGAATCAGTTATTTTCTTCTGAGACATCCCAGAAAACACGCCTATTATAACTAAAACGGCGAAGAGTAATTTGTTTTTCATTATTTCTCTGAATTTAAAGCTCAAAAATACCATATAAATAAATGCAAAACTTTATTAGTTCGTTAAAAGCGCTCGATATTTTTTTTCTATTTTAGCCTTTCTAATTAAGAACACATGTTTTATTTGGATGACATAGGTCGCTATGTTTTAATGTTGAAAGGGGTTTTTAGTCGAATGACCAAAGGCGCTGTACTAAGAAACCTTATTCTCAAAGAAATTGATGATCTTATAATGGGATCGCTGGGAATTACAATATTTCTAGCTTTTTTTATCGGTGCTGTTGTCGCTATACAAACAGCCTTAAACCTAACCAACCCTTTAATCCCTAAACAACTTATTGCCTTTGCCTCCAGACAATCTGTAATTCTGGAATTTGCGCCTACTTTTATTTCTGTTATTATGGCTGGAAAAGTAGGTTCATTCATTACTTCCAGTATAGGAACTATGCGTGTAACAGAACAAATTGATGCTTTGGAAGTGATGGGAATAAACTCCCTGAACTACCTCGTGTTTCCTAAAATTATCGCTATGCTAATGTACCCTTTTGTGATTGCCATTGCTATGTTTGTAGGTATTTTTGGAGGATATATTGCAGGGGTTTACGGTGGATTTGTATCTAGTAGTGAATTCATTTCCGGGTTACAAGAAGACTTTATTCCATTTCATTTGGTCTATGCTTTTATAAAAACTTTTATATATGCCTTTTTCCTGGCAACCATCCCTTCTTTTCACGGATATTATATGAAGGGAGGAGCCCTAGAAGTAGGTAAAGCGAGCACCTCCTCTTTTGTCTGGACAACAGTTGTTATCGTCATCGCTAATTATATACTCACGCAATTGCTATTAAGCTAATGATAGAAGTAAAAAATTTACATAAAGGTTTTAACGGAGAGAAAATCCTCAAAGGGATCACCACTTCTTTCGAACGTGGTAAGACAAATCTGATTATAGGAACTAGTGGTAGTGGTAAGACAGTATTTCTTAAATGTCTTCTGGGACTTTTTACTCCAGAAGAAGGGAGTATCTGCTACGATGGGAAAACCTATTCTGATCTGGGCTCAAAAGAACAAAGAGACCTCCGGGAGCAAATGGGAATGGTATTTCAGGGAAGTGCCTTATTTGATTCCATGACTGTCGAAGAGAATGTTATGTTTCCTCTAATGATGTTTTCTAAACAGAGTAAATCCGAAATGTTGGATCGTGTTCATCAGGTTATAGACAGGGTGCATCTGGAAAATGCTAATAAAAAACTCCCCTCCGAAATTAGTGGAGGAATGCAGAAAAGAGTTGCTATTGCACGAGCGATTGTCACCCGACCTAAATACTTATTCTGCGACGAACCAAACTCTGGACTTGACCCCAGAACAGCTATTGTCATTGATAACCTCATCAAAGAGATTACTGAAGAGAATGATATTACTACTGTCATCAATACGCACGATATGAATTCCGTAATGGAAATCGGAGAGAAAATTATCTTTCTACAAAAAGGTCACTTAGAGTGGGAAGGAAATAAAGATCAAATATTCCTAACAGATAACAAAGCCGTTACTGATTTTGTGTATTCTTCTAACCTGTTCAAAAAAGTAAGAGATGCTCAAATAAAAGGTCTATAACAATATTCAACCTATCAATTAAAAAAAGGACTAGTTAACACTAGTCCTTTTTTTATTCTATGCATTGACAATACCTGACAATTATTTAATCAATAGGGTATCGACTTTCATTTCTTTAGTAATCCACTCTCTTAATTTGTCTTTTCTTAATTGATTCAAACTATCAGAGACCTGAAATTTCCATATAGGAAAAAGAACCTTTACTGTATCTACTTTAATAAAATTAGACTGCAACACCTCTCCATATCCTAACTCCTTTAGATCCGGGAATCTAATTTTAGCATCTTTTGCAATCGTACTATACGGCAATCCTACTACAGGAGTTACTTTGGCTTCTTCTAGCTGAGTCTCGAGGTCTTTGATCCTATTTTGTAATTCTTCAATTTCAGCATTTAACCCTTCTACAATATTCCTGCTCTTACTCAATTCTTCTCGTGTATCTTTATACGCATTAGAAAGCAATTCATAACTCTTGGTATCACTTCCTTTTATCTTTAGTTTTACATCTTTCAAACTTGGATACAACGGATTACTGGAAATCTCATTCAACAAATCACTTTTTGTCGCTTCTGTAATTTCATTATAAAAATTAAGGAATAATGTCTGTGTTTTAAAATTCGCATCCCAATCAATCAGCATCAATGATTTATTAGACTTCACTTCATTAGTCACAAAGTTTTTAGTCTGGCTATCAAACTTGCTTTCTCTATAGACATCAATAAATGTCAAGATCGCAGGAATCATTACTAAAATTGCTACAAAAGAAGCGATTCTGGCTATTAATTTTCTACGAGCTGAGTTGGCATACCTAAGCATCGGGAATCTCAGTAATTTCAATACCAGGAAGGTAGCAAGCCCAATAAATATGGTATTGATTATAAACAGGTAGATTGCCCCCAGAGCATATCCATATTTTCCTACTGCCAGACCAAACCCTACTGTACATAAGGGAGGCATCAGGGCAGTAGCAATTGCTACTCCAAAAATTACACTGGCAATGGTTCCTTTTTTTGTTCTGGCAATAATTAATGCCAATCCCCCAAAAAATGCTATCAGTACATCTCTGATATCAGGTCGGGTTCGCGCCAATAACTCTGATGATTCTTCTCTTAGCGGGAAGAAAGTAAAAAACAAAAAGGCTGTAAATACACTCAGCACCACCATCACCCCAAAATTAATAAGTGATTTTCTCAAGGTATCAATATCATTTACCGCAATAGACAGCCCCATTCCCAGAATAGGTCCCATTAACGGAGATATTAACATGGCTCCGATGACTACGGGAATCGAATTCGCGTTCAATCCTACCGATGCGATAAAAATCGAACAGATCAGAATCCAGGCGGTTGCCCCTTTGATCGAAATATCTTTCTTTATTGCTTCTACAGTACTCTCCCGATCTGTATCATCTCTAAAGTCTAATAACTCTCTTAAAAAACTAAGGATACTAACAAAAAGTCCTTTGGCATCTTTTTTTACTGCTTCTTTTTGTTCTTCTACTCGTTGTTCTTTTTCCTGATCGTTTAAATCCTGTGTGTTTTCTTCCATAATTATCCGAATTGGTTGCCGTATTTCTCTACTACTTTTTTAAGAACTCCTTTGATATCCTGCTCTTTCTTTTTAGGATAGATCAATAGTACTTCTTCCTTGTCTACAATAATGTAATCTTCTAATCCATCCACTACGACTACCTTATCTGTAGCAGTTCGGATCATATTCCCGGAAGCATCTTCTGATACCACACGAGCATTTACCACTGCATTTTCTGCCGCATTCTTATCCAGTTTATCATATAAAGAACCCCAGGTCCCCAGGTCACTCCAGTCAAAAGTAGCTGGTAATACGTATACATTATCTGCTTTCTCTAAAATAGCATAATCAATAGATATATTTTCTGCCAACGGATAATTTTCCTGAATAAAATCGTTCTCCTGCTCAGTATTATAGACCATTGACCCTTTGCGAAACAATGCAACCATATCTTTTTGAAATTTTTCAAAAGCATGGATGATACTTCTGGCACTCCAGATAAAGATTCCTGCATTCCACAGATAATTCCCTTCTGAGAGAAACTGTTTAGCCGTTTCGTAATCTGGTTTTTCAGTAAACTGGGTTACTTTTTTTATAGCTGTTTCTTCTTTCTCATACTGAATATACCCATAACCTGTATTAGGAAAAGCAGGTTGAATACCCATCGTCATCAGAATATCTTTTTTAGCACATGCATCAAAACTTTTTTGAAGTCCCGCTATAAAAGCATCTTCATTTTCTATCCAATGATCACTTGGCGCTACTGCCAATAAGGCATCTGGATTTTCTTTTTGTATTTTCAAAGCTGCATACAGAATACACGGAGCTGTATTCCTCATAGCTGGTTCTGTAACCACTTGTCTTTCTTCTACTTCTGATAATTGCTCTAATACTAGTGAGGCATATCGTTCATTGGTAAGAATAAAAATATTCTGAGCAGGAATAATTTTAGTCAATCTGGCAAATGTCTTTTGTATCAGTGTCTCTCCTGTTCCCAACATATCGTGAAATTGTTTGGGAAACGTCGTCGTACTGACTGGCCAAAATCTAGATCCAACTCCGCCTGCCATTAAAACGGCATAATAGTTTTTATTCATACTTAGTCTAATAGTTCTACTTCTGCATTTGGATTAAAAAGATACATTCTTCCGGTACTAACCTCCATACATTCGTATCTTTTTACGCGTTTATTACCTTTTTGAAAGATCTTCCCATTATAAATCCTAAACTGGCTTCCCAAAGGCAATTCAAAGATATAATTTTTATCATTTTCCGGATCGAATTGCTTTAATGCTATCGACATCTTCTCGTCGGTATCACTACTCGCTCTTGGGTTCTTAAAATGATTTGCTATCACCGGCAATAACTTAGACGGAAAAACCTCTGGATTAATATACGGCAACATCAAGTGCTGAAAAGTCCGTTTCCATTCCATTCCATGGGGTTTTATATGCCTGCCATATTTCTCAAACGATACCAGATGTGCTATTTCATGAATAAGTGTAATCAAAAAACGATATTTATTCAATGACGCATTTACTGTAATCTGATGTCTTCCATCCGGCATTCTTCTATAATCACCATGTCTGGTCATTCGCTCATTGACTATTTTTAAATGCACATTGCATTTTACAATCAATGAAAATGCTGGTTCTACTGCCCGTTCCGGAATATATCTAGTAAGAATTTCTTTCACGGTTGCAAAATACAAAATAAAGCGCACCTTAGCGATACGCTTAGTCCATAATTTCACTACCGAATCCACTTCAAATATACAATTACCAACCCTGCCATAACCACTCCTGGCCATATATAAAATAATAATAACAGTACTTGCCTTATTCCCTGCCAGCCAAAATAGATCCCTTCTCGTGCATCTTCCCAAAAAGTATCTTGTTTCTTTCCAGAAAGAACACCTTCTTTAATTTCTTCATATACTTCCAGTTCCAGCGTACTATATTCTGTCTTATCATTCCAATACAACATACTTCCTTTTATCACTTCTATTTCTTCTTGTAATCTTCCTATTTTCCCTTCCGCCATTAAAACATCTTCTACTGTTTTTGCTTTTCCCCTGAGAATTTCTTCATACCTAATCCTGACTGCTTCTTTGGTTTTTAATCTGGAAGCCGCATCAATATATTCCATCGTTACATCGGTAGCTTTACTGTTTCTATAGTCAATTTCCAATACCAAATCATTTATACGACTCATGACAACTTCCAGTGATGCTTCGGGGACACGAATTACACCTTTGCTTTCTTTAGCGTAGCTGTTATCCTCAAAATGTTCTTCTGCAAAATAGCCTCCTGCTCCTCTAACGATTTTTTTTATAGTCGCCATCCTTAAATACAGGCTGTCCACTTTTGCCCGAAAACGAACATTTTTAATAATCTTCTGGGTATCCCGAAGGGAGACCGTATGTTCTTTTACTGTTTGCTTCTGATCACTTTCTCTAATCATAGCTGTTTCTGTTGTCTCAGTTCCCAGAGAAATCATTTCTGCTGAACTCATTTTCCGGCTTTTGTTTTCTGAACATCCTCCGAGTATAAAAAACAAAGAAATTCCCAGAATATACATTCCATATTTTTTCATCTTATCCATATTTATATTATTTTAGAAATCAGCGATTATATATTGATTTCCTCCATAAAGTTTTACTATCTTGTTATCGTATATGACAAACCTAGTATCCTGCAGATGAACTTTCTTGTAAAACTCTTGAAAAGCAATTGCAAAAGGTTTTACAACAACACAAACACCTATAATTTAAAAGCTTACTAATATTACTGCTGTAGAAAAAATAGCCTTCGAGTCCCTGAAAAAAGCACTTTCTAAAACTTTTTTGGAACGTCATACCACTGCGAACCATGATATTTCTACCTGGAAAGGCACGGAAATCTCTCTCTTTAGAGAAGATTTATTATTTAAAACAAAGGGAAGTATTAGCGAGAAATCGTTTTATAGCTATTTTAAAAAAGATAGCAACAAGCTTCCCCGAATTGACGTCCTACATTTGTTTGCTCAATATTGCGGATATCAAAACTGGAATGACTTTCTGAGCAATAACAGACCTGCTCCTCAGCAAAAGCAATTGAATTACAAAAAATGGCTTTTCCTTCTGGGAAGTACCGGGGCAATACTAGGAACACTTTGGGTATTTTTTTTCACGCCTGTTCCTTCAAACACCTTCTCCTTTTGTTTTATTGATCAGGACAGAGAAGAACGAATTATCAATCCACCGATTAGCATTAAGGTATTGAATAGCAAAGAATCTCCTTTTGACATAAAAAGTGATAGCACAGGATGTTTCTCCTGGACAACCAAAGATGACTTTGTCCGGTTCAGTATTACCTCTCCTTATTACAAAGATGACACTATATATCGCTCTTACACTAAACACCAACAAGAACAAATTCAGGTAAAAACAGATGATTACGCCCTGATGCTCCATTATTATGTAAATGGAAAAATTGAGGATTGGAAAAAACGGCGAAAAGAACTACATAAAATCCTTGCTGATGAGGCTACTATTTTTAAAATTTTACCTCATGGTGTTGGCGTAGAAATGTTCTCCAAAGATGATTTCATCAATACATTAACTACTCCAACTCAGGAATTAAAAAATATCCGGATTATCGATTCGAAAAGAGTTAATGGTAAGATTGTAATGTTAAAATTTAAAAGTTCATTATGAGACAGTTTCTTTATATCGTTTTATTTCTGCTCAGTATTGGCTGCTCTAACAATCGTGCTGAGAAATTCACTTCAAAAGAACAGTCCTCTACTGCTGTAGAATCTGAAGCGATCATAAAAGAAGTAATCACACCGCAACAAGCCTATACGGAGGTGATTTTTCAGAAATTAAAAGACATTATCGAAACCAGACAGCTTCATATAAAACACCCGGAATTTCCTAAAAATGACACGCTTCCTACATGGATTCATATCACTCCGCATACGCTATTAAAAAACATCGAAATCATCGATTCTGTCGCAATGACTGATTCTATTACAACAGTGAAAACCAAACTCAATTTTGAGCGTCAGAAAACAGACACCATTATATCTATCATCAAACGATCAACTGTTTTTATCGATACAATAGCAACAACATCAATCCAGATTGATTTTGAAAAAACAGAAAAGAAACAACCGTCCGTTACCTACCAAAAAGAAGTCCACACTCCCTTGCAAAAAGAAAAGTTTTCTTTAAAAGATCTGAATTTTTCATGGGAAGACATTGATAATTGCGATTGTCTTTTTTCTGTAAACGTTGAAGACACTCCTTCTCAGAAAATATTCTTCGGGCGACTTAATGATGATACTCACGGCATCCTTCAAGTTGGGATTCATGCTGCCTCAGAAAAAATTCAGGTTACCACTCCCAGAAATACAAAAAGAGCATTTGGTTCTTCCTGGAAAGAAACCTATAAGAACTCTCATTATAATATACGGATAACAGCTACTCCCGAAACTTCTAAATTCAAGGATAAATACGCTTACTCTATCAATTTCTTTTTACGAAAAAAGACCGACAACACCCTCGTCCGAAAAAATATCCTTGTTCATTGCAAATCGTAATAATTTTTCCTTCTTATTTCGCACTTTTCAATAAAAAGCACTTTTCTCACGAAGAATGCGCAAAATTAAGCAGCTAAAAAATTCAGTTTTAGTAAATTGCTTTCTTTCATTTATAAAATCCTCTTTATAAAACAACCTCTATGAATACATCAAAATCGTACAGAAGTGCTTTTTTTACCATTACCTCTTTATTCTTTTTATGGGGGTTTATTACCGTTTTAGTTGATTCTCTGATTCCCCGGTTACGGGATGTTTTTGAATTATCATATTTTCAGGCCGGTCTGGTTCAATTTGCATTTTTCGGAGCTTTCTTTCTACTCTCGATTCCCGCAGGTTTTATTCTATCAAAAATCGGATACAAAAAAGGCATCATTCTGGGATTAAGTTTAATGGCAATTGGCTGTCTGCTTTTTTATCCGGCTGCTTCATACAGGGCTTTTTCTGCATTCCTTCTCGGATATTTCACACTGGCCAGTGGTATTACTATTCTACAGGTAGCTGCTAATCCTTATGTAGCTCTTTTGGGAACTGAAGAAGGCGCTGCCAGCCGACTAAACCTATCTCAGGCGTTCAATTCCCTGGGAACCGCTATTGCACCAGTTGTCGGAGCCATCTTTTTATTAAGTGACACTGTAAAATCATCTGAAGAAATAGAGATGTTAAGCGCTGCTGATAAAGAGGCTTATTATATATCTGAAGCCTCTGCTGTACAAATGCCTTTTCTCTTTATCGTAGTATTTATCGCTTTGCTGGTCATAGCTTTTGCCTTTATAAAACTTCCTAAATTAATTGAAGATTCTCCACAAGGAGGATACCTGACACTGATTGCTCAAAAACCTAAAATACTACTTGGTGCTCTAGGAATATTCGTATACGTTGGTGCCGAAGTGGCTATCGGAAGTTATTTGGTCAATTATTTTATGCATATGGAATTAGTAGATACTATCAAGGAAACTCCATTTATGCGATTCTTATCAGAAACACTACTCGGGGCTAGTCTGGAAGAAAAAGACGGAAAGGCAATTGTAGGTGCCTTTGTGGTATTTTATTGGTCTGGAGCGATGATCGGAAGATTTGTAGGAGCCTACCTGACTAAAATTATTCCTCCTGGAAAAGTATTGGGTATTTTTGCTACTATAGCCATTCTGATGATTACCCTGTCGATTAGCACATCCGGATTGGTATCTATGTGGTCAATCCTCGCCGTAGGATTATTCAATTCTATTATGTTTCCTACTATATTCACATTGGCTTTAGACGGACTGGAAGACCTCAAAGCACAAGCTTCCGGTATTTTGTGTACAGCCATTGTAGGAGGAGCTATCATCCCTCCTATATATGGGTTACTCACAGATCATATCGGCTTTAAAACCGCTTTATTACTCATCGCTTTATGCTATGGGTTCATTTTATATTACGGATGGTCTAAACGACATAAAGAAACAAATTAACTTACAAAAGCTTGCAAGACGTCTTGCAAGCTTTTTCTAAAACATTTCTGACTCTGTCAATAAATAAAAGATTGATGGATAACAACTACAAAAACTCTCTTATAACAGAGATAATCTCAAAAAAGTATCAGCAAGTAACATACGTAAAAGAGATACCTAAAGAGGTATCTCTTTTACGTATATCATAGAGTATTTTACAGAAGTCCACATCTCCTCAAAAGAAACTCCTTGTTTTCTACTTACAGCTGTGAAAGTGATTATTACTTCCTCAACTGACAGGCATTCTTAATTTATGGAGTGCTGCTTGATACCTGTAACACCTTCCCATTATAAAATGCATGTCCCGTCAAAGAAAAATCCTTAATATACGTAGCCATTTGCACAGCAGTTAAGGGCGCTTGATAGCCTGGGAACGCTTCTTCCAACATTTCTGTCTGAACAGCTCCTAATGCCAGTACATTAAACGAAATCCCGCTTTCTTTGTACTCTTCTGCCAGTAACTCATTCAGGGTTATCACTGCACCTTTACTAGAGCTATATGCTGCTAATCCAGGAAATTTCATGCTCCCCTGAATTCCCCCCATACTACTAATGGTTACGACATGGCTTTTTGTCTTCATAAAAGGGAGTAATTGCCTGGTTAGCTCAGCTACCCCAAATACATTGACCCTATAGACGGCTTCAAATTCTTCTGTAGTAATCGCTGCAAAAGGTTTATTAAGTAGTTTTCCTGCATTATTGATCAATACATCTACCTCTGCTCCCCAAAGCTCTTCTACATGTGTTTTTACCCGTGCTATAGCCGACGCCTCTGAAATATCAAAAGAAAAAGCGGTTACATTCGAATAACCTAATGACGTAACAGGTTTTTCATTTCTGGATAATGCCAATACCTGATGCCCTTCTTCTGCAAAAAGCTTAACCATTTCCAATCCGATTCCCCTACTTGTTCCTGTGATGATAATTTTTTTCATATGACTGATCTTCTATTTTTTTTTAAACAGTATACTAGTTATTATATACAATTTCTTTTGTTTTTGCATTTATAATTTTTGACAATACTGGCGCACATTCATTAATCAGTCTTGCCATAAAAGCAAAATCCATTTCAGCAGCCTCATCATCCACGTGGTGGTAGTACTTATAATTTGTAAAATCAAAAGTAGAAATTGTTTGTGCCGGAACATTAAACACCTGGTGAAACGGGTAGTTATCACTTCTTTTGAACAAACTAAATTCTTTGGCTTTTTCCAAAAATCCCACCAAATCTTTTCCTGCATATTCATTCATTTTCTGAGCCATATTTGATTTGTAAAAACCTGTAATATAAGCTGTATAATTCTTGTTATTCATCGGCACACCTATCATTTCAAAATTAACCATCGTATACAAGTCCAGGTTCTTCTCTTTTAATACCCCCGCTAAATTCTTAGACCCTAAC contains:
- a CDS encoding DUF4349 domain-containing protein; its protein translation is MDKMKKYGMYILGISLFFILGGCSENKSRKMSSAEMISLGTETTETAMIRESDQKQTVKEHTVSLRDTQKIIKNVRFRAKVDSLYLRMATIKKIVRGAGGYFAEEHFEDNSYAKESKGVIRVPEASLEVVMSRINDLVLEIDYRNSKATDVTMEYIDAASRLKTKEAVRIRYEEILRGKAKTVEDVLMAEGKIGRLQEEIEVIKGSMLYWNDKTEYSTLELEVYEEIKEGVLSGKKQDTFWEDAREGIYFGWQGIRQVLLLLFYIWPGVVMAGLVIVYLKWIR
- a CDS encoding sugar MFS transporter: MNTSKSYRSAFFTITSLFFLWGFITVLVDSLIPRLRDVFELSYFQAGLVQFAFFGAFFLLSIPAGFILSKIGYKKGIILGLSLMAIGCLLFYPAASYRAFSAFLLGYFTLASGITILQVAANPYVALLGTEEGAASRLNLSQAFNSLGTAIAPVVGAIFLLSDTVKSSEEIEMLSAADKEAYYISEASAVQMPFLFIVVFIALLVIAFAFIKLPKLIEDSPQGGYLTLIAQKPKILLGALGIFVYVGAEVAIGSYLVNYFMHMELVDTIKETPFMRFLSETLLGASLEEKDGKAIVGAFVVFYWSGAMIGRFVGAYLTKIIPPGKVLGIFATIAILMITLSISTSGLVSMWSILAVGLFNSIMFPTIFTLALDGLEDLKAQASGILCTAIVGGAIIPPIYGLLTDHIGFKTALLLIALCYGFILYYGWSKRHKETN
- a CDS encoding SDR family oxidoreductase; protein product: MKKIIITGTSRGIGLEMVKLFAEEGHQVLALSRNEKPVTSLGYSNVTAFSFDISEASAIARVKTHVEELWGAEVDVLINNAGKLLNKPFAAITTEEFEAVYRVNVFGVAELTRQLLPFMKTKSHVVTISSMGGIQGSMKFPGLAAYSSSKGAVITLNELLAEEYKESGISFNVLALGAVQTEMLEEAFPGYQAPLTAVQMATYIKDFSLTGHAFYNGKVLQVSSSTP